A genomic stretch from Camelus ferus isolate YT-003-E chromosome 17, BCGSAC_Cfer_1.0, whole genome shotgun sequence includes:
- the PLCD1 gene encoding 1-phosphatidylinositol 4,5-bisphosphate phosphodiesterase delta-1 isoform X2, whose translation MDSLSTRGLQDDKDIQALLKGSQLLKVKSNSWRRERFYKLQEDCKTIWQESRKVMRTPESQLFSIEDIQEVRMGHRTEGLEKFARDIPEDRCFSIIFKDQRNTLDLIAPSPADAQHWVQGLRKIIQHSGSMDQQQKLRHWIHSCLRKADKNKDNKMSFKELQNFLKELNIQVDDSYARKIFRECDHSQTDSLEDEEIETFYKMLTQRKEIDRTFEEAAGLQETLSVDQLVMFLQHQQREEAAGPALALSLIERYEPSETAKAQRQMTKDGFLMYLLSADGNAFNLEHRRVYQDMGQPLSHYLVSSSHNTYLLEDQLTGPSSTEAYIRALCKGCRCLELDCWDGPNLEPLIYHGYTFTSKILFCDVLRAIRDYAFKASPYPVILSLENHCSLEQQRVMARHLHNLLGPMLLDRPLDGVTTSLPSPEQLKGKILLKGKKLGGLLPPGGEGSPEAIVVSDEDEAAEMEDEAVRSRVQHKPKEDKLRLVKELSDMVIYCKSVHFRGFPSPGTPGQAFYEMASFSENRALRLLQESGNNFVRHNVSHLSRIYPAGWRTDSSNYNPVEMWNAGCQIVALNFQTPGPEMDVYQGRFQDNGACGYVLKPDFLRDPNSTFNSRALAQGPWWTRKRLTVRVISGQQLPKVNKNKNSIVDPKVTVEIHGVGRDVASRQTAVVTNNGFNPWWDTEFEFEVVVPELALLRFVVEDYDASSKNDFIGQSTIPLDSLKQGYRHVHLLSKNGDQHPSATLFVKVTLQD comes from the exons TCTCCATCGAGGACATTCAGGAGGTGCGGATGGGGCATCGCACGGAGGGCCTGGAGAAGTTTGCCCGGGACATACCTGAGGACCGCTGCTTCTCCATCATCTTCAAGGACCAGCGCAACACGCTAGACCTCATCGCCCCATCGCCAGCCGACGCCCAGCACTGGGTGCAGGGCCTGCGCAAGATCATCCAGCACTCGGGCtccatggaccagcagcagaAGCTGCGGCA CTGGATTCACTCCTGCTTGCGAAAGGCTGACAAGAACAAGGACAACAAGATGAGCTTCAAGGAGCTGCAGAACTTCCTGAAGGAGCTCAACATCCAGGTGGACGACAGCTATGCCCGGAAGATCTTCAGG GAATGTGACCACTCTCAGACGGACTCCCTGGAGGATGAGGAGATTGAAACCTTCTACAAGATGCTGACCCAGAGGAAGGAGATCGACCGCACCTTTGAGGAGGCCGCCGGCTTGCAGGAGACCCTGTCCGTGGACCAGCTAGTGATGTTCCTGCAGCACCAGCAGCGGGAGGAGGCCGCGGGGCCGGCACTGGCCCTCTCCCTCATTGAGCGCTATGAGCCCAGCGAGACAG cCAAGGCGCAGCGACAGATGACCAAGGACGGCTTCCTCATGTACCTGCTCTCGGCCGACGGCAACGCCTTCAACCTGGAGCACCGGCGGGTCTACCAGGACATGGGCCAGCCGCTCAGCCACTACCTGGTGTCGTCCTCACACAACACCTACCTGCTGGAAGACCAGCTCACCGGGCCCAGCAGCACCGAAGCCTACATCCG GGCACTGTGCAAAGGCTGCCGCTGCCTGGAGCTCGATTGCTGGGATGGGCCCAACCTGGAGCCGCTCATCTACCACGGCTACACCTTCACCTCCAAGATCCTCTTCTGCGACGTGCTCAGGGCCATCCGGGACTATGCCTTCAAG GCGTCCCCCTATCCCGTCATCCTGTCCCTGGAGAACCACTGCAGCCTGGAGCAGCAGCGCGTGATGGCACGACACCTGCACAACCTCCTTGGCCCTATGCTGTTGGACCGGCCGTTGGATGGGGTCACCACCAGCCTGCCTTCCCCTGAG CAATTGAAGGGGAAGATCTTGCTGAAGGGGAAGAAGCTTGGGGGGCTTCTCCCCCCTGGAGGGGAAGGCAGCCCTGAGGCCATCGTGGTGTCAGATGAGGATGAGGCTGCCGAGATGGAGGATGAGGCAGTGAGGAGCCGCGTGCAGCACAAGCCCAAG GAGGACAAGCTCAGGCTAGTGAAGGAGCTCTCTGATATGGTCATTTACTGCAAGAGTGTCCATTTTCGGGGCTTCCCCAGCCCTGGAACCCCGGGGCAGGCTTTCTATGAGATGGCATCCTTCTCTGAGAACCGCGCCCTCCGACTGCTGCAAGAATCAG GAAACAACTTTGTCCGCCACAACGTGAGTCACCTGAGCAGGATCTACCCCGCTGGCTGGAGAACGGACTCTTCTAACTATAACCCCGTGGAGATGTGGAACGCAGGCTGCCAGATTG TGGCCCTGAACTTCCAGACACCTGGGCCAGAGATGGATGTGTACCAGGGCCGCTTCCAGGACAATGGGGCCTGTGGGTACGTGCTGAAGCCTGACTTCCTGCGAGACCCCAACTCAACCTTCAACTCCCGAGCCCTTGCTCAGGGGCCCTGGTGGACTCGGAAGCGGCTCACTGTCAGG gtCATCTCAGGGCAGCAGCTGCCAAAAGTCAACAAGAATAAGAATTCAATCGTGGACCCCAAGGTGACAGTAGAGATCCACGGCGTGGGCCGGGATGTGGCCAGCCGCCAGACGGCTGTGGTCACCAATAACG GTTTCAACCCGTGGTGGGACACAGAGTTTGAGTTTGAGGTGGTTGTGCCAGAGCTCGCGCTCCTGCGCTTCGTGGTAGAGGATTACGATGCCTCCTCCAAGAATGACTTTATCGGCCAGAGCACCATCCCCTTGGACAGCCTCAAGCAGG GATACCGCCACGTCCACCTCCTGTCCAAGAACGGAGACCAGCACCCATCTGCCACCCTCTTTGTGAAAGTGACCCTCCAGGACTAG
- the PLCD1 gene encoding 1-phosphatidylinositol 4,5-bisphosphate phosphodiesterase delta-1 isoform X3 — protein MDSGGDFLTLHVSIEDIQEVRMGHRTEGLEKFARDIPEDRCFSIIFKDQRNTLDLIAPSPADAQHWVQGLRKIIQHSGSMDQQQKLRHWIHSCLRKADKNKDNKMSFKELQNFLKELNIQVDDSYARKIFRECDHSQTDSLEDEEIETFYKMLTQRKEIDRTFEEAAGLQETLSVDQLVMFLQHQQREEAAGPALALSLIERYEPSETAKAQRQMTKDGFLMYLLSADGNAFNLEHRRVYQDMGQPLSHYLVSSSHNTYLLEDQLTGPSSTEAYIRALCKGCRCLELDCWDGPNLEPLIYHGYTFTSKILFCDVLRAIRDYAFKASPYPVILSLENHCSLEQQRVMARHLHNLLGPMLLDRPLDGVTTSLPSPEQLKGKILLKGKKLGGLLPPGGEGSPEAIVVSDEDEAAEMEDEAVRSRVQHKPKEDKLRLVKELSDMVIYCKSVHFRGFPSPGTPGQAFYEMASFSENRALRLLQESGNNFVRHNVSHLSRIYPAGWRTDSSNYNPVEMWNAGCQIVALNFQTPGPEMDVYQGRFQDNGACGYVLKPDFLRDPNSTFNSRALAQGPWWTRKRLTVRVISGQQLPKVNKNKNSIVDPKVTVEIHGVGRDVASRQTAVVTNNGFNPWWDTEFEFEVVVPELALLRFVVEDYDASSKNDFIGQSTIPLDSLKQGYRHVHLLSKNGDQHPSATLFVKVTLQD, from the exons TCTCCATCGAGGACATTCAGGAGGTGCGGATGGGGCATCGCACGGAGGGCCTGGAGAAGTTTGCCCGGGACATACCTGAGGACCGCTGCTTCTCCATCATCTTCAAGGACCAGCGCAACACGCTAGACCTCATCGCCCCATCGCCAGCCGACGCCCAGCACTGGGTGCAGGGCCTGCGCAAGATCATCCAGCACTCGGGCtccatggaccagcagcagaAGCTGCGGCA CTGGATTCACTCCTGCTTGCGAAAGGCTGACAAGAACAAGGACAACAAGATGAGCTTCAAGGAGCTGCAGAACTTCCTGAAGGAGCTCAACATCCAGGTGGACGACAGCTATGCCCGGAAGATCTTCAGG GAATGTGACCACTCTCAGACGGACTCCCTGGAGGATGAGGAGATTGAAACCTTCTACAAGATGCTGACCCAGAGGAAGGAGATCGACCGCACCTTTGAGGAGGCCGCCGGCTTGCAGGAGACCCTGTCCGTGGACCAGCTAGTGATGTTCCTGCAGCACCAGCAGCGGGAGGAGGCCGCGGGGCCGGCACTGGCCCTCTCCCTCATTGAGCGCTATGAGCCCAGCGAGACAG cCAAGGCGCAGCGACAGATGACCAAGGACGGCTTCCTCATGTACCTGCTCTCGGCCGACGGCAACGCCTTCAACCTGGAGCACCGGCGGGTCTACCAGGACATGGGCCAGCCGCTCAGCCACTACCTGGTGTCGTCCTCACACAACACCTACCTGCTGGAAGACCAGCTCACCGGGCCCAGCAGCACCGAAGCCTACATCCG GGCACTGTGCAAAGGCTGCCGCTGCCTGGAGCTCGATTGCTGGGATGGGCCCAACCTGGAGCCGCTCATCTACCACGGCTACACCTTCACCTCCAAGATCCTCTTCTGCGACGTGCTCAGGGCCATCCGGGACTATGCCTTCAAG GCGTCCCCCTATCCCGTCATCCTGTCCCTGGAGAACCACTGCAGCCTGGAGCAGCAGCGCGTGATGGCACGACACCTGCACAACCTCCTTGGCCCTATGCTGTTGGACCGGCCGTTGGATGGGGTCACCACCAGCCTGCCTTCCCCTGAG CAATTGAAGGGGAAGATCTTGCTGAAGGGGAAGAAGCTTGGGGGGCTTCTCCCCCCTGGAGGGGAAGGCAGCCCTGAGGCCATCGTGGTGTCAGATGAGGATGAGGCTGCCGAGATGGAGGATGAGGCAGTGAGGAGCCGCGTGCAGCACAAGCCCAAG GAGGACAAGCTCAGGCTAGTGAAGGAGCTCTCTGATATGGTCATTTACTGCAAGAGTGTCCATTTTCGGGGCTTCCCCAGCCCTGGAACCCCGGGGCAGGCTTTCTATGAGATGGCATCCTTCTCTGAGAACCGCGCCCTCCGACTGCTGCAAGAATCAG GAAACAACTTTGTCCGCCACAACGTGAGTCACCTGAGCAGGATCTACCCCGCTGGCTGGAGAACGGACTCTTCTAACTATAACCCCGTGGAGATGTGGAACGCAGGCTGCCAGATTG TGGCCCTGAACTTCCAGACACCTGGGCCAGAGATGGATGTGTACCAGGGCCGCTTCCAGGACAATGGGGCCTGTGGGTACGTGCTGAAGCCTGACTTCCTGCGAGACCCCAACTCAACCTTCAACTCCCGAGCCCTTGCTCAGGGGCCCTGGTGGACTCGGAAGCGGCTCACTGTCAGG gtCATCTCAGGGCAGCAGCTGCCAAAAGTCAACAAGAATAAGAATTCAATCGTGGACCCCAAGGTGACAGTAGAGATCCACGGCGTGGGCCGGGATGTGGCCAGCCGCCAGACGGCTGTGGTCACCAATAACG GTTTCAACCCGTGGTGGGACACAGAGTTTGAGTTTGAGGTGGTTGTGCCAGAGCTCGCGCTCCTGCGCTTCGTGGTAGAGGATTACGATGCCTCCTCCAAGAATGACTTTATCGGCCAGAGCACCATCCCCTTGGACAGCCTCAAGCAGG GATACCGCCACGTCCACCTCCTGTCCAAGAACGGAGACCAGCACCCATCTGCCACCCTCTTTGTGAAAGTGACCCTCCAGGACTAG
- the PLCD1 gene encoding 1-phosphatidylinositol 4,5-bisphosphate phosphodiesterase delta-1 isoform X4: protein MDSGGDFLTLHGLQDDKDIQALLKGSQLLKVKSNSWRRERFYKLQEDCKTIWQESRKVMRTPESQLFSIEDIQEVRMGHRTEGLEKFARDIPEDRCFSIIFKDQRNTLDLIAPSPADAQHWVQGLRKIIQHSGSMDQQQKLRHWIHSCLRKADKNKDNKMSFKELQNFLKELNIQVDDSYARKIFRECDHSQTDSLEDEEIETFYKMLTQRKEIDRTFEEAAGLQETLSVDQLVMFLQHQQREEAAGPALALSLIERYEPSETAKAQRQMTKDGFLMYLLSADGNAFNLEHRRVYQDMGQPLSHYLVSSSHNTYLLEDQLTGPSSTEAYIRALCKGCRCLELDCWDGPNLEPLIYHGYTFTSKILFCDVLRAIRDYAFKASPYPVILSLENHCSLEQQRVMARHLHNLLGPMLLDRPLDGVTTSLPSPEQLKGKILLKGKKLGGLLPPGGEGSPEAIVVSDEDEAAEMEDEAVRSRVQHKPKEDKLRLVKELSDMVIYCKSVHFRGFPSPGTPGQAFYEMASFSENRALRLLQESGNNFVRHNVSHLSRIYPAGWRTDSSNYNPVEMWNAGCQIVALNFQTPGPEMDVYQGRFQDNGACGYVLKPDFLRDPNSTFNSRALAQGPWWTRKRLTVRVISGQQLPKVNKNKNSIVDPKVTVEIHGVGRDVASRQTAVVTNNGFNPWWDTEFEFEVVVPELALLRFVVEDYDASSKNDFIGQSTIPLDSLKQGYRHVHLLSKNGDQHPSATLFVKVTLQD from the exons TCTCCATCGAGGACATTCAGGAGGTGCGGATGGGGCATCGCACGGAGGGCCTGGAGAAGTTTGCCCGGGACATACCTGAGGACCGCTGCTTCTCCATCATCTTCAAGGACCAGCGCAACACGCTAGACCTCATCGCCCCATCGCCAGCCGACGCCCAGCACTGGGTGCAGGGCCTGCGCAAGATCATCCAGCACTCGGGCtccatggaccagcagcagaAGCTGCGGCA CTGGATTCACTCCTGCTTGCGAAAGGCTGACAAGAACAAGGACAACAAGATGAGCTTCAAGGAGCTGCAGAACTTCCTGAAGGAGCTCAACATCCAGGTGGACGACAGCTATGCCCGGAAGATCTTCAGG GAATGTGACCACTCTCAGACGGACTCCCTGGAGGATGAGGAGATTGAAACCTTCTACAAGATGCTGACCCAGAGGAAGGAGATCGACCGCACCTTTGAGGAGGCCGCCGGCTTGCAGGAGACCCTGTCCGTGGACCAGCTAGTGATGTTCCTGCAGCACCAGCAGCGGGAGGAGGCCGCGGGGCCGGCACTGGCCCTCTCCCTCATTGAGCGCTATGAGCCCAGCGAGACAG cCAAGGCGCAGCGACAGATGACCAAGGACGGCTTCCTCATGTACCTGCTCTCGGCCGACGGCAACGCCTTCAACCTGGAGCACCGGCGGGTCTACCAGGACATGGGCCAGCCGCTCAGCCACTACCTGGTGTCGTCCTCACACAACACCTACCTGCTGGAAGACCAGCTCACCGGGCCCAGCAGCACCGAAGCCTACATCCG GGCACTGTGCAAAGGCTGCCGCTGCCTGGAGCTCGATTGCTGGGATGGGCCCAACCTGGAGCCGCTCATCTACCACGGCTACACCTTCACCTCCAAGATCCTCTTCTGCGACGTGCTCAGGGCCATCCGGGACTATGCCTTCAAG GCGTCCCCCTATCCCGTCATCCTGTCCCTGGAGAACCACTGCAGCCTGGAGCAGCAGCGCGTGATGGCACGACACCTGCACAACCTCCTTGGCCCTATGCTGTTGGACCGGCCGTTGGATGGGGTCACCACCAGCCTGCCTTCCCCTGAG CAATTGAAGGGGAAGATCTTGCTGAAGGGGAAGAAGCTTGGGGGGCTTCTCCCCCCTGGAGGGGAAGGCAGCCCTGAGGCCATCGTGGTGTCAGATGAGGATGAGGCTGCCGAGATGGAGGATGAGGCAGTGAGGAGCCGCGTGCAGCACAAGCCCAAG GAGGACAAGCTCAGGCTAGTGAAGGAGCTCTCTGATATGGTCATTTACTGCAAGAGTGTCCATTTTCGGGGCTTCCCCAGCCCTGGAACCCCGGGGCAGGCTTTCTATGAGATGGCATCCTTCTCTGAGAACCGCGCCCTCCGACTGCTGCAAGAATCAG GAAACAACTTTGTCCGCCACAACGTGAGTCACCTGAGCAGGATCTACCCCGCTGGCTGGAGAACGGACTCTTCTAACTATAACCCCGTGGAGATGTGGAACGCAGGCTGCCAGATTG TGGCCCTGAACTTCCAGACACCTGGGCCAGAGATGGATGTGTACCAGGGCCGCTTCCAGGACAATGGGGCCTGTGGGTACGTGCTGAAGCCTGACTTCCTGCGAGACCCCAACTCAACCTTCAACTCCCGAGCCCTTGCTCAGGGGCCCTGGTGGACTCGGAAGCGGCTCACTGTCAGG gtCATCTCAGGGCAGCAGCTGCCAAAAGTCAACAAGAATAAGAATTCAATCGTGGACCCCAAGGTGACAGTAGAGATCCACGGCGTGGGCCGGGATGTGGCCAGCCGCCAGACGGCTGTGGTCACCAATAACG GTTTCAACCCGTGGTGGGACACAGAGTTTGAGTTTGAGGTGGTTGTGCCAGAGCTCGCGCTCCTGCGCTTCGTGGTAGAGGATTACGATGCCTCCTCCAAGAATGACTTTATCGGCCAGAGCACCATCCCCTTGGACAGCCTCAAGCAGG GATACCGCCACGTCCACCTCCTGTCCAAGAACGGAGACCAGCACCCATCTGCCACCCTCTTTGTGAAAGTGACCCTCCAGGACTAG